In the genome of Quercus robur chromosome 3, dhQueRobu3.1, whole genome shotgun sequence, one region contains:
- the LOC126717433 gene encoding pentatricopeptide repeat-containing protein At3g04750, mitochondrial has protein sequence MHRCGRGIRFLSSSSNTRINWDPTVSLELNHPTLILLEKCCIRDHFKQILGQMMRTNLIGQTFPMSRLLLYSAISHPENLDMALLLFNNYTPHPNLYIYNTMINALSFLTNQSFALYNSMLQSGIYPDKHTLLYLLQASQCILEVKQIHCHAVVLGLLSYGYLQNSLIKMYLGNGLVGLAYQVFQHMPVLDAVSFNIMIVGYAKRGYSLEALELFREMLVSGLEPDDFTIVGLLVSCGQLGNAKLGKSVHAWIEQRKSNSSSNLILGNALLDMYIKCKKLEFAQRIFDALVEKDTISWNTMIAGYAKVGELDLAHTFFDQMPRRNLFSWNSLISGYSQKGDYMMVMSLFSSMVVNNVMPDNVTMAILVHAAAEIGGLDQGKLIHSRVVRMQMKVDAFLGSALIDMYCKCGSIEIAFMVFRGLTKKDVNVWTTMITGFAFHGYGSKALELFSEMQGDVMPNNVTFVAILTACSHSGLVDEGIKIFNSMKEKYCIEPGIEHYGCLVDLYARSGRLAEAEEVVDNMPMKPSRSIWGSIVGACRAHGNMELAERALGELLKLEPEEPGGYVLLSNIYSTWGRWSCSDKIREHMERRGVNKTAGCSSVVIDGVFHDFVAADKKHPRWEEIQSILNCMKSEMMSSPAFSFFLQMLL, from the coding sequence ATGCATCGGTGTGGCCGAGGTATTCGCTTTCTTAGTTCATCTTCAAACACCCGGATCAACTGGGATCCAACTGTATCACTTGAACTCAATCACCCTACCCTTATTTTGCTTGAGAAATGTTGCATAAGGGATCATTTCAAGCAGATATTGGGCCAGATGATGAGGACCAATCTCATTGGGCAAACATTTCCCATGAGCAGGCTCCTCTTATACTCAGCAATCTCACATCCTGAAAATCTAGACATGGCCCTCCTCCTTTTCAACAATTATACTCCACATCCAAATCTCTACATTTACAACACCATGATCAACGCCTTATCGTTCTTGACGAATCAGTCATTTGCTCTCTATAATTCAATGCTCCAGTCAGGTATATACCCAGATAAACACACTCTGCTTTACCTGCTACAAGCCTCCCAATGTATATTAGaagtaaaacagatccactgtCATGCTGTTGTGTTGGGTTTGTTGTCTTATGGTTATCTGCAAAACTCCCTGATCAAAATGTATTTGGGGAATGGACTTGTGGGGCTTGCATATCAGGTGTTCCAGCATATGCCTGTATTAGATGCTGTCTCATTTAATATTATGATTGTTGGTTATGCTAAAAGGGGATACAGTTTAGAAGCACTGGAACTATTTCGTGAAATGTTGGTTTCAGGTCTTGAACCTGATGACTTTACTATTGTAGGTCTTCTTGTGTCTTGTGGGCAGCTAGGAAATGCAAAATTGGGGAAGTCTGTTCATGCATGGATTGAGCAGAGGAAGTCCAATAGTTCTTCAAATTTGATCTTGGGCAATGCTCTACTTGATATGTACATCAAATGCAAGAAATTGGAGTTTGCTCAAAGAATTTTTGATGCTTTAGTGGAAAAGGATACCATTTCATGGAACACCATGATTGCAGGATATGCCAAGGTTGGGGAATTGGACCTTGCCCACACTTTTTTCGATCAAATGCCTAGGAGGAATCTTTTTTCTTGGAATTCTTTAATTTCTGGCTATTCCCAGAAGGGTGACTATATGATGGTAATGAGTTTATTCAGCAGCATGGTTGTAAATAATGTTATGCCTGACAATGTCACAATGGCAATCTTGGTCCATGCTGCAGCAGAAATAGGAGGACTGGACCAAGGGAAATTGATACACAGCCGGGTGGTTAGGATGCAGATGAAAGTAGATGCGTTTTTGGGTTCAGCATTAATAGACATGTACTGCAAGTGTGGGAGTATTGAAATAGCTTTCATGGTTTTCAGGGGGCTAACCAAAAAGGATGTTAATGTATGGACTACCATGATTACCGGATTTGCATTCCATGGTTATGGAAGCAAAGCTCTTGAATTATTCTCTGAGATGCAAGGGGATGTAATGCCAAATAATGTGACTTTTGTTGCTATTCTTACTGCTTGCAGTCATAGTGGACTTGTGGATGAAGGGATCAAAATATTCAATAGCATGAAGGAAAAATATTGTATTGAACCAGGAATCGAGCATTATGGGTGTTTGGTGGATCTTTATGCGCGATCAGGGAGGCTGGCTGAAGCAGAAGAAGTGGTTGACAACATGCCAATGAAACCAAGTCGATCCATATGGGGATCAATTGTGGGTGCTTGTAGAGCTCATGGAAACATGGAACTTGCAGAGAGAGCTTTGGGAGAGCTACTAAAGTTAGAACCTGAAGAACCAGGTGGATATGTTTTGTTGTCCAATATATATTCTACCTGGGGAAGATGGAGTTGTTCAGACAAGATTAGGGAACACATGGAAAGGAGGGGAGTAAACAAGACTGCTGGTTGCAGCAGTGTGGTTATTGATGgagtttttcatgattttgtgGCTGCAGATAAGAAGCATCCAAGATGGGAAGAGATTCAGTCCATATTGAATTGTATGAAAAGTGAAATGATGTCCAGCCCTGCTTTTTCATTCTTCTTGCAAATGTTACTATAG
- the LOC126717432 gene encoding mediator of RNA polymerase II transcription subunit 14 codes for MGTELGQQTVEFSALVSRAAEDSFVALKELVEKEKEKSQSLLLSSSTSTSTSSSSSGEASQLDTERKINLLKYIVKTQQRMLRLNVLAKWCQQVPLIQYCQQLGSTLSSHDTCFTQAADSLFFMHEGLQQARAPVYDVPSAIEVLLTGTYERLPKCIENVGIQSTLTEDQQKPALKKLDTLVRSKLLEVSLPKEISEVKVSDGTALLRVDGEFKVLVTLGYRGHLSMWRILHLELLVGERSGLVKLEELRRHALGDDLERRMAAAENPFITLYTVLHELCVALVMDTVIRQVQALRQGRWKDAIRFELISDGSTGHGGSAGSTQLNPDGEADSSGLRTPGLKVLYWLDFDKNSGTSDSGSCPFIKIEPGPDLHIKCLHSTFVIDPLTGKEAEFSIDQSCIDVEKLLLRAICCNRYTRLLEIQKELGKNVQICRVVGDVVLQSHLEEPDIDYRKKDNKSGTRDYEGQEVLRVRAYGSSFFTLGINIRNGRFLLQSSRNILEPSVLTECEEALNQGSMTAAEVFISLRSKSTLHLFASIGRFLGLEVYEQGFAAVKVPKNIGNGSSMLLMGFPDCGSSYFLLMLLDKDFKPLFKLLETQQDPSGKAHSFNDLNNVMRIKNIDIGQMQMLEDEMNLSLLDLGKRHSFLPSAGGPNQASEHGILSDIGLESSMQLAECPPSSFSSVVDEVFELEKGSSVPPFSVQNLSSSYNTSPASHFGSAPMNLHSLKAGTPSPKWEGGMQISQINNVAKVSSMVTHYNGSLYSSGNLKGPVQSNSVGSLSSVTGRSATVKKLSASKSEQDLASLRSPHSVEATTDEDQLRLLNDTSKDSVYGSRSARLLSPSRTTGPRMPAPGAKPNGLRSSPTGPLAGSFRVAGSSSCTTTPVSHTPEPAICQSPSQDVSKHDKNPRKRMVSDILSSIPSLQGLEENTGFYKRRKISGSTHSQQPSSQALLSIEMVAKSEGYSYGNLIAEANKGNVPSSIYVSALLQVVRHCSLSIKHARLTSQMETLEIPYVEEVGLRNASSNIWFRLPFARGDSWQHICLRLGRPGSMHWDVKINDQHFRDLWELQKGSSSTPWGSGVRIANTSDIDSHIRYDPDGVVLSYQSVEADSIKKLVADIRRLSNARMFALGMRKLLGVRADEKPEECSANSDVKTPVGAKCALETADKLSEQMRRAFRIEAVGLMSLWFSFGSGVLARFVVEWESGKEGCTMHVSPDQLWPHTKFLEDFINGAEVASLLDCIRLTTGPLHALSGATRPARAGPVPGVPGVAFPKQPGYITSPGLLPGSSTTNVSQATSVPPGNPTPSSATGPPPNHSLHGAPMLNAAGRGGPGIVPSSLLPIDVSVVLRGPYWIRIIYRKHFAVDMRCFAGDQVWLQPATPPKGGSAVGGSLPCPQFRPFIMEHVAQELNCLDPNFASTQQMAGLANSNGQNPSTVAQLSAANGNRVNLPSSAAMSRAGNQVAGINRVGNALGTSNLAVMGSGVALRRSPGTSVPAHLRGELNTAIIGLGDDGGYGGGWVPLVALKKVLRGILKYLGVLWLFAQLPNLLKEILGSILKDNEGALLNLDQEQPALRFFVGGYVFAVSVHRVQLLLQVLSVKRFHHHQQQQQQQQPNSAAAQEELTQPEISEICDYFSRRVASEPYDASRVASFITLLTLPISILREFLKLIAWKKGLAQVQGGDLAPAQKPRIELCLENHTGLSTEENSENSSVAKSNIHYDRPHNSVDFALTVVLDPAHIPHINAAGGAAWLPYCVSVRLRFSFGENQNVSFLGMEGSHGGRACWFRVDDWEKCRVGVARAVEVNGSSTADVSQGRLRIVADSVQRTLHKFLQGLRDGGGVTASSGST; via the exons ATGGGGACGGAGCTAGGGCAACAAACGGTGGAGTTCTCGGCGCTGGTGAGCCGAGCGGCGGAGGACTCCTTCGTAGCCCTAAAGGAGCTGGTggaaaaggagaaggagaagtCTCAGTCGCTGTTGTTGTCGTCTTCGACATCGACGTCGACGTCGTCGTCGTCTTCGGGCGAAGCTTCGCAGCTGGATACGGAGAGGAAGATCAACTTGCTCAAGTACATCGTCAAAACCCAGCAGCGCATGCTCCGCCTCAACGTTCTCGCCAAGTGGTGCCAACAG GTTCCTTTGATACAGTACTGTCAGCAACTTGGATCCACACTATCAAGTCATGATACATGTTTCACCCAAGCTGCAGATTCACTGTTTTTCATGCATGAGGGGCTACAGCAAGCTCGTGCTCCTGTCTATGATGTGCCTTCTGCTATAGAAGTCCTCCTTACAGGGACTTATGAGCGCTTACCAAAATGTATAGAGAATGTGGGTATTCAGAGCACATTAACTGAGGATCAGCAAAAGCCAGCTTTGAAGAAGTTGGACACGCTTGTGCGGTCTAAATTACTTGAAGTTTCACTGCCAAAAGAAATTTCTGAGGTAAAAGTTTCTGATGGCACTGCACTGCTTCGTGTAGATGGGGAATTTAAGGTTTTAGTTACGCTTGGTTACCGAGGACATCTATCAATGTGGAGGATATTACATTTGGAACTGCTGGTTGGTGAGAGAAGTGGGCTTGTGAAGCTGGAGGAATTACGACGGCACGCTCTTGGAGATGATCTAGAGCGTAGAATGGCTGCAGCAGAAAACCCATTTATAACATTATATACAGTTCTCCATGAGCTTTGCGTTGCACTTGTCATGGATACTGTCATAAGGCAAGTACAAGCTCTTCGACAAGGAAGGTGGAAAGATGCAATTCGATTTGAGCTCATATCTGATGGTAGTACAGGTCATGGAGGGAGTGCTGGTTCCACACAATTGAATCCAGACGGAGAAGCTGATTCATCTGGTCTCCGAACACCTGGATTAAAAGTTTTATACTGGTTAGATTTTGATAAGAACTCCGGGACATCTGACTCAGGATCATGtccatttattaaaattgagCCAGGACCAGATCTGCACATAAAGTGTCTTCATAGCACATTTGTTATAGATCCATTAACTGGGAAGGAGGCAGAATTTTCTATTGACCAAAGTTGCATTGATGTTGAGAAGTTGCTACTAAGAGCTATATGTTGTAATAGGTATACTCGTTTGCTTGAAATTCAGAAAGAGCTGGGGAAAAATGTGCAGATCTGCCGAGTGGTAGGTGATGTTGTCCTTCAGTCACACTTGGAAGAACCTGATATTGACTATAGAAAG AAGGACAATAAGTCTGGCACTAGGGATTATGAGGGGCAGGAAGTATTACGTGTTCGTGCCTATGGCTCATCTTTCTTTACCCTTGGAATTAATATAAG GAATGGTCGCTTTCTCCTTCAGTCATCCCGGAATATTCTTGAACCTTCAGTATTGACAGAATGTGAAGAAGCTTTGAACCAAGGAAGCATGACTGCAGCTGAGGTTTTCATAAGCTTGAGAAGCAAAAGTACTCTGCATTTATTTGCATCTATTGGCAGGTTTTTAGGCCTTGAG GTATATGAGCAAGGTTTTGCTGCAGTTAAAGTACCCAAGAACATTGGGAATGGTTCATCTATGTTGCTGATGGGGTTTCCAGACTGTGGGAGCTCATATTTTCTGTTGATGTTACTTGATAAGGATTTTAAACCCCTGTTTAAGTTGTTAGAGACTCAGCAAGATCCATCTGGAAAAGCCCATTCTTTTAATGACCTAAATAATGTGATGCGTATAAAGAATATTGATATTGGCCAGATGCAGATGCTTGAAGATGAAATGAATTTGAGCCTACTTGACTTGGGAAAACGACATTCCTTTCTGCCTAGTGCAGGAGGTCCTAATCAGGCTTCTGAACATGGTATTCTTTCTGATATTGGTCTTGAGAGTTCTATGCAGCTTGCAGAGTGTCCTCCTTCTAGTTTTTCATCTGTTGTTGATGAGGTGTTTGAACTTGAGAAAGGGTCATCTGTGCCTCCATTCTCTGTTCAGAATCTCTCCTCATCGTACAACACATCTCCTGCTTCTCATTTTGGCTCTGCTCCAATGAATCTTCATAGTTTAAAAGCTGGAACCCCTTCTCCTAAGTGGGAGGGCGGTATGCAGATATCACAGATCAATAATGTTGCAAAAGTTTCGAGTATGGTGACTCATTATAATGGATCTTTGTATTCATCGGGCAATTTGAAGGGCCCTGTACAGTCAAATTCAGTTGGTTCACTATCTTCTGTCACAGGAAGGAGTGCAACTGTGAAAAAGCTATCAGCATCGAAGTCTGAGCAGGATTTGGCTTCACTTAGATCTCCACATTCGGTTGAGGCCACAACAGATGAAGATCAGCTCAGATTGCTAAATGATACTTCAAAGGATTCAGTGTATGGGAGTCGGTCAGCTCGACTATTATCTCCTTCCCGAACCACTGGCCCTCGAATGCCTGCGCCAGGTGCAAAACCTAATGGACTTAGAAGTTCACCTACCGGGCCTCTAGCTGGATCTTTCAGAGTTGCTGGATCAAGTTCATGTACTACAACTCCCGTAT CCCATACACCAGAACCTGCAATTTGTCAAAGTCCTAGTCAAGATGTTTCCAAGCATGATAAAAATCCTCGAAAGCGTATGGTTTCAGATATTTTGAGTTCAATTCCATCACTTCAAGGTCTCGAAGAAAATACAGGATTttataagagaaggaaaatcTCGGGGTCCACTCATTCTCAACAGCCTTCATCTCAGGCACTTTTATCAATAGAGATGGTTGCTAAAAGTGAAGGATATAGCTATGGGAATCTTATAGCTGAAGCAAATAAAGGCAATGTGCCTTCCAGCATTTATGTTTCAGCTCTGCTTCAAGTGGTCAGACACTGTTCACTCTCTATCAAGCATGCCAGACTGACTAGCCAGATGGAGACACTAGAGATCCCTTATGTTGAAGAGGTGGGGTTAAGAAATGCATCCTCGAACATATGGTTCCGGCTTCCATTTGCTAGAGGTGACTCATGGCAACACATTTGCTTGCGGCTTGGCAGACCTGGAAGCATGCATTGGGATGTCAAAATAAATGATCAGCACTTCAGGGATTTATGGGAGCTTCAGAAAGGAAGCAGTAGTACACCATGGGGTTCTGGCGTTCGCATAGCCAATACATCTGATATCGATTCACATATTCGATATGATCCAGATGGTGTTGTTCTGAGTTATCAATCTGTTGAGGCTGACAGTATAAAGAAGTTGGTGGCTGATATCCGAAGGCTCTCTAATGCAAGAATGTTTGCCCTTGGCATGCGGAAACTCCTTGGagtaagagcagatgagaagCCAGAAGAGTGCAGTGCAAACTCTGATGTTAAAACACCAGTTGGAGCCAAATGTGCTCTTGAGACAGCTGATAAGTTGTCAGAGCAGATGAGAAGGGCATTTAGAATCGAGGCAGTTGGACTAATGAGCTTGTGGTTTAGTTTTGGTTCAGGTGTTCTAGCTCGCTTTGTTGTTGAGTGGGAATCAGGTAAAGAGGGTTGCACAATGCATGTTTCTCCCGACCAACTTTGGCCACATACAAAG TTTCTGGAAGATTTCATAAATGGAGCTGAAGTTGCATCACTTTTGGACTGCATTCGCCTCACTACAGGGCCCTTGCATGCTCTTTCAGGTGCAACTCGACCAGCACGAGCTGGTCCTGTTCCAGGGGTCCCTGGGGTAGCTTTCCCAAAACAGCCAGGGTACATAACATCTCCAGGTCTCTTGCCTGGCAGTTCGACAACAAATGTTAGTCAGGCTACCTCTGTTCCTCCAGGGAACCCAACTCCATCTTCAGCTACAGGTCCTCCTCCCAATCACAGCCTTCATGGAGCGCCAATGTTAAATGCTGCTGGGCGTGGTGGCCCAGGCATTGTTCCAAGCTCTCTGTTGCCTATTGATGTCTCAGTTGTGCTACGTGGTCCTTACTGGATACGAATCATATATCGTAAGCACTTTGCGGTTGACATGCGCTGCTTTGCTGGAGATCAGGTGTGGTTGCAACCGGCAACACCGCCGAAGGGGGGCTCTGCAGTTGGAGGGTCATTGCCATGTCCACAGTTTCGCCCTTTTATTATGGAGCATGTTGCCCAAGAACTCAATTGTTTAGATCCTAATTTTGCCAGTACTCAACAGATGGCTGGGCTAGCAAATTCAAATGGTCAAAACCCAAGTACAGTTGCTCAGTTGTCTGCTGCCAATGGAAACCGAGTTAACCTCCCTAGTTCTGCTGCAATGTCTAGGGCAGGAAACCAAGTAGCTGGTATAAACCGTGTGGGAAATGCTCTAGGAACTTCAAATTTAGCTGTTATGGGCTCTGGAGTGGCTTTACGTAGATCCCCAGGCACAAGTGTCCCTGCACATCTGCGAGGTGAACTGAATACTGCCATTATTGGTCTTGGGGATGATGGAGGGTATGGAGGTGGTTGGGTTCCTCTGGTTGCACTAAAGAAGGTTCTAAGAGGTATACTCAAGTACCTTGGAGTGCTATGGCTATTTGCCCAGCTACCAAATCTTTTGAAAGAGATCCTAGGATCAATTTTGAAAGACAATGAAGGTGCACTTCTGAATTTGGATCAGGAGCAGCCTGCCTTGCGCTTCTTTGTAGG GGGCTATGTATTTGCTGTAAGTGTCCATAGAGTtcaacttcttcttcaagtCCTCAGTGTGAAGCGCTTCCACCATCATcaacagcagcaacaacaacagcagcCAAACTCTGCTGCTGCACAGGAAGAACTTACTCAACCTGAAATTAGTGAGATATGTGACTACTTTAGCCGTCGTGTTGCATCAGAGCCATATGATGCTTCACGTGTTGCTTCATTCATTACTCTTCTCACCTTACCCATATCAATTCTAAGAGAATTCTTGAAATTAATAGCATGGAAAAAAGGATTAGCCCAGGTACAAGGTGGAGACTTAGCCCCTGCGCAGAAACCACGTATTGAATTATGTCTTGAAAATCACACAGGGTTGAGTACGGAAGAGAACTCTGAGAACTCATCTGTAGCGAAAAGCAATATCCATTATGATCGGCCCCATAATTCTGTTGATTTTGCTCTCACTGTTGTTCTGGATCCTGCACACATACCTCACATAAATGCTGCTGGTGGTGCTGCTTGGTTGCCCTACTGTGTTTCTGTTAGGTTAAGATTTTCATTTGGAGAAAACCAGAATGTGTCTTTTCTTGGTATGGAAGGAAGCCATGGAGGCCGAGCTTGCTGGTTCCGTGTTGATGACTGGGAGAAATGTAGAGTGGGGGTGGCTCGAGCTGTGGAGGTTAATGGATCTTCGACAGCAGATGTTAGTCAAGGTAGATTGAGAATAGTTGCAGATAGTGTGCAAAGAACACTGCATAAGTTCCTTCAAGGGTTAAGGGATGGTGGTGGGGTTACTGCAAGCTCTGGGTCAACGTGA